The following is a genomic window from Fundulus heteroclitus isolate FHET01 chromosome 16, MU-UCD_Fhet_4.1, whole genome shotgun sequence.
AatgggcggggcttgtttgctGTTATTCCAGAGGCCAGTAACGCTCAAAATAATGATAACATCACTGACATAGAAGAAGCATCCGTCGACACTTTCTACTAAGCTATATGGCCGTGATGCAGGTCTATAGGAAATCTTTGTGCACGTTTGAAATAGACAACATAGGTGATCCCTACATAACAAATGGCCTGCAGGCGTCCCTCGCTGTGGGATCACGCCAAGCGCACATATGGGCCTCTAAATTTTCACCCCTGCTGCAGCCTCGCTTTCGCAATTCCTCCTCTCCGTTGTTGGTTATTTCAGCGTGCATATGCCGGCGTGACTCTCCATCTGCCTTAGTCTTTGGCCACGGTTTCCCTCATCATCCATCTCTCCCTCTCGCTTGCTCTCCGGTTGCAGGGGCCTCCGAATGCATCAGCATGCTCTGAATTCAGGCTCAGTGGGGCGTGCATCGACACACTGCAACATGTGTGTCTGGAGTGCATGCTCTAAGTACTGCAGTTTATGTTGCATTGCCTCCGTGTCAGTGACTGTCATGTTCTAACGCAGACATGGGGATGGTTATGAATAATAGAGAGATGGATTGCACTGTACTTAAAGGGCATTTACTGTCATTTCTCCAAATTTCCCCTTCTCTGTTTTGGCTTGTAGCACAAAATAAGAACATCCATGGGGCAAAAAACGTGTGATAGGAAAAAAGCACTGCAAagagggaactcaaagtaaggtacaattttcttgaaatttgtgtgtttttccttgatttgagcaggtaaattagactatttggcaatggaataagattttttgcacttaaaacaagaacaattcatctccaccgtcttatttcaagtgcagtttagctagttatcttattttaggggtaaaaatactcatcccattggcaaatagtcacatttacctgctcaaatcaaggaaaaatacacaaatttcaagaacattttacttcctttttgcagtgaggaagCACCCCATTACACAGCAGGCACCCAAGAAAACAGCGAGGTCTCCAGTCTGAATGTGATACGTGAAACTCCAGCTCTCTTTCTTGTGTTACTGTCGCACCGGCGTAGTACAAGCAGGCCGCAATCTGTGCAAATCAGTTGAAAATAAACCACATCGAGTCAAATGCTTGAGTCGTGTACGTGAGTCAGATcttcttcctgtttcctgttgtGTCGCACGCAGGTGCCGTCCGCGCCTCCAGTATCTTCCCCATCATGAGCGTCGGTCTGTTGTTTCTGGGGGGGCTTTGTGTGGCCGCCAGTGAGTTTTACCGGAGCAGACACAATGTCATCCTCAGCGCGGGAATCTTCTTCGTATCTGCAGGTTAGTCATCGCCGTGCATCTATCTACCTCTGTTTGTGAAAGTCGCCGTCGTCTCTCGTCTGTCACAGTGGGAGTGGGGTAATGACCTGTCATCTGTGCCTTGATGTGAGGAGATAAAAGCCGAAATAGCATTGTTAAAGGACACATTTCACCGACTCTGCCTCACTGTTTATAACAGTCACAAGACTGCCGCGGTTGTAATCCTGACAAGTCGGCCCCGTCTGACGGGGCATCTCACACTTCATGCCTGATACCGTCAGTACATGCCGTATCCAGGTTTTGTGAAAAACGCCACCTTATACATACACCAAGAAAGGGTTAAATAACCTGGACACATTTTCCAAAGCTTTTTAcctatacaggactgtctcagaaaattagaatattgtgataaagttctttattttatgtaatgcaattaaaaaacatgaaatttcatacattctggattcattacaaatcaactgaaatattgcaagcctttaattgttttaatatcgctgattatggcttacagcttaagaaactcatatatcctatctcaaaatattagaatattgtgaaaaagtatactagtcggctattcaactaatcacttgaatcgtctaaataactcgaaacactgcagggtttcctgagccttgaaaaacactcagcttggttcagtaaactaaatcacaagtatggtagtggttaagagacgacataagattctcacagtaactggtgtactgaccatggcattactgtccttgattggcctgccaattcccctgacctgaaccccatagagaatttgtggggtattgtgaagaagaagctgaaagacaccagagccaacaatgcaaatgagctaaaggccgctattgaagcatcctgggcatccataacacctcagcaatgccacaggctgattgcctccatgccacgccgcattgatgcagtaatctgtgcaaaaggattcccaaccaagtactgagtgcattaatggacattttcaaatgtttgattttgttttgctgttatcattttttttttacttggtctgaggaaatattctaatattttgagataggatttttgagttttcttcagctgtacgccataatcagcgatattaaaacaataaaaggcttgcgatagttcagttgatttgtaatgaatccagaatgtatgacatttcatgttttttaattgcattacagaaaataaagaactttatcacaatattcaaattttctgagacagtcctgtataggCAAAGGTAGCATTCAATGCTCAAGAAGTAAGATTTAATGCAGCCCGAACCCTGAAGGCTACGTACAAGCTTTCTGATGGTGAACTCAGCTCCTTTCACAGGGGGCTTTTGCTTCCGGGGGGAGGAGAGGTCACATGGAGCTGATGAGCCAACCAGAAGTGGACCTGGAGTAACCCGAGTCATCTCTCGTTAGACAGcccaataaaaaacaatgattCTATTATTTGTTTCATCGGACTCTTTGTCTGGCTGGGACATTTTTAAGGGTTAAAGGCAGTTCTgaagtgtgcatgtgcactATATCGTGCACTATTGGAATCCAAGGTCAAAATaccttgtttgtacccacagCTTTGgcgaataaagttgattctgatatGCTTTGGATGTCCATGCTTTGTCTTTACTTCTCTCCactttctacactgcaaaaatagacctaaaaataagatttattttcttgaaattaaagtatttttccttgatttgagcagataaataggactatttgccaatggaataagatttttgcacttaaaataggaacaattcatcttcattaccttatttcaagtgcaggatttctaattatcttattttaggggtaaaaattctcattccattggcaaataatcttatttacctgctcaaatcaagggcaaatacattcatttgaagaaaattgtacttatttttagttctctttttgcagtgtacattcCTGCCTTTGGGTTCCTTTAAACACTCACAACTCATAACAAACAGGCACCTTAAATGTGGTAGACACACATATTTATCATTTTGAAGCATGCTGACATTATAAAGCTGTTTATTATTGTAATATAAAGTCTGTCCCATGCTTGGCTCGTCTTCCTGTAAACATATTTTGTTCTTCGTGTGTTTCCTCCAGGCCTCAGTAACATTATTGGGATTATTGTCTACATCTCAGCCAATTCTGGAGACCCCGGTCAGAGTGACAGCAAGAAGTCCTACTCGTACGGCTGGTCCTTCTACTTTGGCGCCCTCTCCTTCATCATGGCCGAAATGGTGGGGGTGCTGGCGGTGCACATGTTCATCGAGAAGCACCGCAAGCTGCGCGCCAAGTCCCGCACCGAGCTCATAAAGAAGTCTGCTTTCAGCCGCATCCCCTCCTACCGCTACCGATTCCGGCGCCGCTCCAGCATGCGCTCCTCCGAGGCCCCCAGCCGAGACGCGTCGCCGCTGGGGAAGGGCGGCTACACGGGGCCGGCCGCCTCCGAGATGCCCATGTACACGCTGAACCCGAGAGAAGCGGGCAACGCGGGCGGCAAACCAGGCGGAGGCATGGGCGGGCTGCTCAACTCGGAGAGGGAGTTCCTGCAGAGCAGCACGCTCACTAAAGACTACAACAAGGACCCCAACCGCAGGACCACGCCAGTCTGAGGGAATCTGGCTGTAGATATCACCCAAATCAGAGTATCAACGAGAAGGAGGGGGAATGCAGTGGAAATCCAACCAAACAAAAGGAAATATGAGGGGTTATGGGGTCAGGAAAGGGGTTTGATTAACTCTGACtgtgagctgtgaactttttaGCCTTTGAACTGTGAATCATTTGCCCTCTGAGAGTTTCTCAGCGTGTAGCACGGTCGGTTTTGATGGAGAAGTTGTTCCCGACTCCACATATACCTGAAATACTCAAATAATTAAATCCATAACTACGACAATTGCAGTTTGAGGTCCTGGTCATGTTCCTTAATCTGACTTTCTGGCACATTTCTAAGGAGAAGAAAAGACAGATAAATACTCGTACTTGTTTGGAGCAACTTCTCCTGACGAAACACCACTAATGTGAAATAGAGAAGACGGAAAAGAAGAGAGAATCAGTGTGAGCTTCGATCTTTAGACCTCTCTCCTCCTGTCCTTTTGGGTAGAAGTAGAGCTGGATTAATGAAGGGAACAGTTAACTTTCCAAACATGATATTTAATCTTGAGAAAGTTAACCCTATCGCGAGGCTTGATTCAGTCTTGGTTCTGCTGatttcagaaaagaaaagagaacttGTGGCATTAACATTTGTTGAATTGTTTATGTCTACATTTGTTTACTTGTTTCATACGAACTGACTTCTAATCGGAGCTGAAACTGAATTGGGCTGATCCCGCTTCGCCAACGCTGGCTGCAGATCAGCTGCTGGAGGGAGTTGAGTAGAAAAGGCGACTCAGCAAACGTTCGATTCGTTGGTGCTTCCTCTCAACTGTGTTTTTTCTGCCACTTCtcgatttattttttacctaagGACGACCAGATATCTGTCTGTTTGCCTTCACAAATCACCTCTCGCCTTCCATGTTTTATCCGTGTAGCCCCATGCTTCACCTTCACTGACACCCTCTCCGCACATCCTCTCGCCCTACCTTCCCTGCACTTAAAGCAACAGTAGATTTAGCTTCTGTCTTCCTCGTAGAGTGGTTAGGTTTTCTGGACGTTATCATTTCAGGGTAAAGTGAGGGATGGAGTCAGTGTAAGGGAGACCGCTGAGCTGTGAAACATACATTAAGTcagtcccaaaaaaaaaaaaaaaaaaaaaaagcacttaacTAACTAAAAATTGACTTTTTGTGTCTGCCCGCTACCTCTTGGTGAACATCTTTCAGATTAACTGAATGGGAAATTGCTTCCGATTGCTAGAACAACTTCAGCTGCATaagtaaaagaaacaaaaatggtcCTTTAGTCGAAAGAAGGCATCTCTCCAATGGAGTCTTATTGGTAAAGTGCGAGGCGTATGTAAAAGGCCTTAAATGGTATTCGTCTGTGATtgcagcagcacaaaaacactcacaaaaacacacctttaatttgaatatttttatttagtggGGGGAATCCCaaatattaagaaatatttgttttaagaaaatggTTAATCATTTAAATTTACCTATACCTATAAATTTATTGGTATTCAACAGCTAGTTTAAGTTTATTAAAGGCTTTTTCTGAAAGGTACactctacttttttttaagttgatcagagtACTTTTCGGTACCTTCTCTGTATAATTGTGTTATAACACAGGCTTATTGCTTTTAGCCGAATCACTGGGCTAAACAAAGACCCGCAGGTATGTGCTAGAAGTCAGAGAGGCATGTCAGAGAACGCCTTTACCGACACATTCATAAACAACTGGAGTGTGCTAGGCTTTAGTGTGACTTTTAACAGCACCGTGTACTGATTGAGCTTCTCGGCAAGAAACGCTTCTGGGAGTTTTGGTgcaacaaaaaggaggaataaaaacCTTCTCAGGCACACTTCTGATTAAGGTGGAAGATCTGTGATGTTGTGGGCCTGTCCTTTCTTCCAAAGAACCTGGGTAGCCTGTTAAGGTGTGCGGCAACATGAAATATCGGGACATTTTccgtaaaaagaaaatctgacgGTCTCAGAGTAAACAAACGTTTACCTTTTTGTGGAAACAAGTATTTCTTTAcatggattttttcccccctactgaataaatgttctcaaattaaaggttggatattcctaaaataaaacaatgtaagcGTATGTTTAGGTTACCGGAGttaaagatgaatttatttaaaatgttttatgaatatttttgctagGGATGCCCATAAATGTGGCACGGACCTTCATGTGGTCCACAGTAAAGTCAGGGAGGCCGATGGAATTAGACGAAATCCACCACAACGTCCAAAAACATGCTGCATTCACCTCAAACTGTTGCTCACTGCCTCCTGTGTAAACATGCCGTCTTAGTAGTAATATTTGTACTCAAGTTATCTCTAAATCACAACAGTCTGCTCCTATATTTTACACCCCTGTGTTTTGGGGAACATGTCCTTAGATCATTCACGAAGATCTATGAAAATAGCATTTCTAGCCACATTTGACAGTTTGATTAAACAAGATACAAAAACCGTCGGTCTGAGTTCACCCTGGAGATGTGTCAGAGCTCTCAGTTATCCGCCGCTGTGGGAGGattgtgtttaataaaaggtttattaatgcCAACTAAGTGATAAAATATGTGTCTGCGCCAGCGAGACTGTATCAAGTCCttaaaaagaacaagaagaCGTTTATTGGTACTAAATCTTGTAGTCTGTACCTGCG
Proteins encoded in this region:
- the cacng3b gene encoding voltage-dependent calcium channel gamma-3 subunit, which encodes MKMLMCDRGVQMLVTTVGAFAAFSLMTIAVGTDYWLYSRGVCRVKSSGDNDTSRKNEEVMTHSGLWRTCCLEGTFRGVCKKIDHFPEDADYEADAAEYLLRAVRASSIFPIMSVGLLFLGGLCVAASEFYRSRHNVILSAGIFFVSAGLSNIIGIIVYISANSGDPGQSDSKKSYSYGWSFYFGALSFIMAEMVGVLAVHMFIEKHRKLRAKSRTELIKKSAFSRIPSYRYRFRRRSSMRSSEAPSRDASPLGKGGYTGPAASEMPMYTLNPREAGNAGGKPGGGMGGLLNSEREFLQSSTLTKDYNKDPNRRTTPV